In Natrinema amylolyticum, the following are encoded in one genomic region:
- a CDS encoding DUF58 domain-containing protein, whose product MRLTYRGWAVVAVVLVAVVLSWQFGPRALNAIVVPLIIVLLAGLIAVGRADRPRVSRRPVEEGFIGEERSIEVAIETDGTAAATVRDIVGDGLSSTTNPVSETTLAGDDTVTYDVRLEARGERRVGPLSVTVSDLVGLVERRFEYEETTPVIVYPRVRELEGGAADVQTLASVADRHVDEEFDHLREYRRGDPLRDVHWKTAAKRPNDELVVTEYADDEDAGAATVAAECLTDGDDEMASAAATVATALLEQGATVAVTVPDGTRPPGSGRAHHREILQLLAVAGPGELPDRTRQDADVLVRTDDDGTTIVVEDRDIPFDRLCGRGREGGERRTDRDRPASDGRRDSDTGERPGMSA is encoded by the coding sequence ATGAGACTCACCTATCGCGGCTGGGCCGTCGTCGCCGTCGTACTCGTGGCCGTCGTCCTGAGCTGGCAGTTCGGCCCGCGGGCGTTGAACGCCATCGTCGTCCCGCTCATCATCGTGTTGCTCGCCGGTCTGATCGCGGTCGGCCGCGCCGACCGACCCCGCGTCAGCCGTCGGCCCGTCGAAGAGGGGTTCATCGGCGAGGAGCGATCGATCGAGGTCGCGATCGAGACCGACGGAACCGCTGCGGCGACCGTCCGCGATATTGTCGGCGACGGGCTTTCTTCGACGACGAACCCGGTCTCGGAAACGACCCTCGCGGGCGACGACACCGTTACGTACGACGTTCGACTCGAGGCGCGGGGCGAACGCCGGGTCGGGCCGCTCTCGGTCACCGTCAGCGATCTCGTCGGCCTCGTCGAGCGCCGGTTCGAGTACGAAGAGACGACGCCCGTCATCGTGTATCCGCGCGTCCGCGAACTGGAGGGCGGGGCCGCCGATGTCCAGACGCTCGCCAGCGTCGCGGACCGCCACGTCGACGAGGAGTTCGACCACCTCCGGGAGTATCGACGGGGAGACCCGCTGCGCGATGTCCACTGGAAGACCGCGGCCAAGCGACCGAACGACGAACTGGTCGTTACGGAGTACGCGGACGACGAGGATGCCGGGGCTGCTACCGTCGCCGCCGAGTGTCTCACCGACGGCGACGACGAAATGGCGTCGGCCGCCGCCACCGTCGCGACCGCCCTCCTCGAGCAGGGCGCGACGGTCGCGGTCACCGTCCCGGACGGAACGCGACCGCCAGGGTCAGGCCGAGCACATCATCGCGAGATACTCCAGCTACTGGCCGTCGCCGGTCCCGGCGAACTCCCGGACCGAACCCGACAGGACGCGGACGTCCTGGTCCGAACCGACGACGACGGGACGACGATCGTCGTCGAGGACCGCGACATTCCGTTCGACCGGCTCTGTGGCCGCGGCCGAGAGGGCGGAGAGAGGCGGACCGATCGGGATCGACCCGCGAGCGACGGTCGACGCGACAGCGACACCGGCGAACGGCCGGGGATGAGCGCATGA
- a CDS encoding AAA family ATPase, translating into MTDANPTPERSTESTADDALQISTVERLCDEIETNVSRVIVGHDEVIEHVITAVLGRGHVLLDDVPGVGKTMLARSIATSVDCTFSRVQFTPDLLPSDVTGVNVFNQKTREFEFQSGPVFGNIVLGDEINRAPPKTQAALLEAMEEEQVTTDGTTRELPTPFTVIATQNAVEPNRTYDLPFAELDRFMKKLHLGYPSPDEEAELLGRTVGDHPIESLEAVTDRETLVAARETVSTVQVAEPVRRYATRLATYTRENAHIGVSPRGTISLLRAAQARAVANGRDYAIPDDIQTEAPVVLSHRIKTDGHDRDGTAVVEDALERVPVE; encoded by the coding sequence ATGACTGATGCCAACCCGACACCGGAACGGAGTACCGAATCGACGGCCGACGACGCCCTCCAGATTTCGACCGTCGAACGGTTGTGCGACGAGATCGAGACGAACGTCTCGCGTGTGATCGTCGGTCACGACGAGGTGATCGAACACGTCATCACCGCCGTCCTCGGGCGCGGCCACGTCCTCCTCGACGACGTGCCCGGCGTCGGCAAGACGATGCTGGCGCGATCGATCGCCACGTCGGTCGACTGTACGTTCAGCCGCGTCCAGTTCACTCCCGATCTCCTCCCGAGCGACGTCACCGGCGTGAACGTCTTCAATCAGAAGACTCGCGAATTCGAGTTCCAGTCCGGCCCCGTCTTCGGCAACATCGTCCTCGGCGACGAGATCAACCGCGCACCGCCGAAGACCCAGGCCGCCCTGCTCGAGGCCATGGAGGAAGAACAGGTCACCACCGACGGTACGACTCGAGAGCTCCCCACGCCGTTTACCGTGATCGCGACCCAGAACGCCGTCGAGCCCAACCGCACCTACGATCTACCCTTCGCCGAACTCGACCGCTTCATGAAGAAACTCCATCTGGGCTACCCCTCGCCCGACGAGGAGGCCGAACTGCTCGGCCGGACGGTTGGCGACCACCCGATCGAATCCCTCGAGGCGGTCACCGACCGCGAAACGCTCGTCGCCGCCCGCGAGACCGTCTCGACGGTGCAGGTCGCGGAACCCGTTCGTCGGTACGCGACGCGGCTCGCGACCTACACTCGCGAGAACGCCCACATCGGCGTCAGTCCCCGCGGGACGATTTCGCTGCTCCGAGCGGCCCAGGCGCGTGCCGTCGCGAACGGCCGGGACTACGCGATTCCGGACGACATTCAGACCGAGGCACCGGTCGTGCTGAGCCACCGGATCAAGACCGACGGTCACGATCGGGACGGCACCGCGGTCGTCGAGGACGCACTCGAGCGCGTTCCCGTCGAATGA
- a CDS encoding cold-shock protein translates to MAKGTVDFFNDTGGYGFIETDDADEDVFFHMEDIGGPDLEEGQEVEFDIEEAEKGPRATNLERV, encoded by the coding sequence ATGGCGAAAGGTACGGTCGACTTCTTCAACGACACTGGCGGCTATGGATTCATCGAGACTGACGACGCGGACGAGGACGTGTTCTTCCACATGGAGGACATCGGCGGTCCTGACCTAGAGGAGGGTCAGGAAGTCGAGTTCGACATCGAGGAGGCCGAGAAGGGCCCGCGCGCGACGAATCTCGAGCGAGTCTAA
- a CDS encoding DUF7573 domain-containing protein — protein MTDDATLSDFDSTTPDEDSATEASPANETGLSTYAWGEYTCSQCAATTDRVWRADGSLVCPDCKEW, from the coding sequence GTGACCGACGACGCGACGCTTTCGGATTTCGATTCGACGACGCCCGACGAGGACAGCGCGACGGAGGCGTCACCGGCGAACGAGACAGGGCTCTCGACGTACGCGTGGGGCGAGTACACCTGCAGTCAGTGCGCGGCGACGACCGATCGCGTCTGGCGCGCCGATGGCTCGCTTGTCTGTCCAGACTGCAAGGAGTGGTAA
- a CDS encoding coenzyme F420-0:L-glutamate ligase, translating into MELNGVADLPEIRPGDDIAALVADRAALEPGDVLTVASTIVSKAEGRTADLEDYPVSGRAQEIADRLEEIAGEEKDPRFAQAIIEESSELLIDCPFLLAETRFGHICPNAGIDRSNVPDHDLLLLPKRPTESAERIRAGLADRGIEDVAVVVTDTCGRPFRHGQTGVAIGWAGTPASRDWRGEADRDGHELGVTVQSVVDELAAAANLVTGEGAGGTPAVVVRDWEFGDHEGSDELFRSVDDDLVRQALREWRFEGE; encoded by the coding sequence ATGGAACTCAACGGCGTGGCGGACCTGCCCGAAATCCGCCCCGGCGATGACATCGCCGCTCTCGTCGCGGATCGGGCCGCCCTCGAGCCCGGCGACGTGCTCACGGTCGCGAGCACGATCGTCTCGAAGGCCGAGGGCCGGACGGCGGACCTCGAGGACTACCCCGTCAGCGGACGGGCCCAGGAGATCGCCGACCGGCTCGAGGAGATCGCGGGCGAGGAGAAGGATCCCCGGTTCGCACAGGCGATCATCGAAGAGAGTTCGGAACTGCTGATCGACTGTCCGTTCCTGCTGGCCGAGACGCGCTTCGGACACATCTGCCCGAACGCGGGGATCGACCGCTCGAACGTGCCCGACCACGACCTCCTGTTGCTGCCGAAGCGGCCGACGGAGAGCGCAGAGCGAATCCGGGCAGGACTCGCCGACCGCGGAATCGAAGACGTCGCGGTCGTCGTGACGGACACCTGTGGGCGACCGTTCCGGCACGGACAGACCGGAGTCGCGATCGGTTGGGCGGGCACGCCAGCGAGCCGGGACTGGCGCGGCGAGGCGGACCGCGACGGTCACGAACTCGGCGTCACCGTTCAGTCGGTCGTCGACGAACTCGCCGCCGCCGCGAACCTCGTCACCGGGGAGGGTGCCGGCGGGACGCCCGCCGTGGTCGTCCGGGACTGGGAGTTCGGTGACCACGAGGGCAGCGACGAGCTCTTTCGATCCGTCGACGACGATCTGGTTCGACAGGCGCTGCGGGAGTGGAGGTTCGAGGGAGAATGA
- a CDS encoding 5,10-methylenetetrahydromethanopterin reductase, giving the protein MSDESTTGTTWGIELTPEHPPERVADLAALAEAEGFDVAFASSHYFNRDPFVVLSRMADATEEIQLGPGVVNPYETHPVKLAAQTATIDEISDGRGVFGVGAGDRSSLSNLGIERDSPLRRVLETFDLARDLWDGETVTHEGTFTARDAALNLEPPSERIPVYVGAQGPHMLRMSAKHADGVLINAAHPTDLEWAAGQIERGLAERPAESTPFESLAFASVSVAAEENEAREAARPPVAFIVGGAAEPVLERHGIDREAATAVSEALERGDLPEAFGRVTPAMIDAFCIAGTTETVADRFEAALSHVDGIVVGSPLGPDLEDAVERASEALARATET; this is encoded by the coding sequence ATGAGCGACGAATCCACGACCGGAACGACCTGGGGCATCGAACTCACCCCCGAACATCCGCCCGAGCGCGTTGCCGACCTGGCCGCGCTCGCCGAAGCCGAGGGGTTCGACGTCGCGTTCGCGAGCAGTCACTACTTCAACCGCGATCCGTTCGTGGTGCTGTCGCGGATGGCCGACGCCACTGAAGAGATTCAGTTGGGGCCAGGCGTCGTCAACCCCTACGAGACTCACCCCGTGAAACTCGCGGCGCAGACGGCGACGATCGACGAAATCAGTGACGGCCGCGGCGTCTTCGGCGTCGGTGCCGGCGACCGCTCCTCGCTGTCGAACCTCGGGATCGAGCGCGACAGTCCGCTCCGGCGCGTCCTCGAGACGTTCGATCTCGCTCGCGACCTCTGGGACGGTGAGACGGTCACTCACGAGGGAACCTTTACCGCGCGGGACGCGGCGCTCAACCTCGAGCCGCCGTCCGAGCGGATCCCGGTCTACGTCGGCGCGCAGGGCCCGCACATGCTCCGGATGAGCGCGAAGCACGCCGACGGCGTGCTGATAAACGCCGCGCATCCGACGGATCTCGAGTGGGCGGCGGGCCAGATAGAGCGGGGACTCGCGGAGCGACCTGCGGAATCCACCCCCTTCGAGTCGCTCGCGTTCGCGAGCGTCAGCGTCGCGGCCGAGGAAAACGAGGCGCGCGAGGCCGCTCGACCGCCCGTCGCGTTCATCGTCGGCGGGGCCGCGGAGCCGGTCCTCGAACGCCACGGTATCGACCGAGAGGCGGCGACCGCGGTCAGCGAGGCGCTCGAGCGAGGCGATCTCCCCGAGGCCTTCGGTCGCGTCACGCCCGCGATGATCGACGCCTTCTGTATCGCCGGGACGACCGAGACGGTCGCGGATCGGTTCGAGGCGGCGCTCTCCCACGTCGACGGAATCGTCGTGGGCTCGCCGCTGGGGCCGGACCTCGAGGATGCGGTGGAACGAGCGAGCGAGGCGCTCGCTCGCGCGACCGAGACGTGA
- a CDS encoding hydantoinase B/oxoprolinase family protein, with protein sequence MTPDSTDETNGTDDGIDPVTLEVLRNQLESVAEEMGQTLIRGAYSPNIKERRDCSTALFDAEGRMIAQAEHIPVHLGAMPAAVDAVRERDPRPGDVFLLNDPFTGGTHLPDVTMVSPIAPECNSDGAGDEDREIVGYAVSRAHHADVGGMTPGSMPAGAEEIYQEGLRLPPTRLVAGGELREDVRSLVLANVRNPDERRADLRAQQAANERAEERLADLFAEHSRETVRSGFDAVIDYSRERITEEIAALPDGTYEATDLLEGDGVTDADIEIAVTVTVDGETIDVDFSGTDDQLAGNLNAPLAVATSAVYFVVRCITDPEIPPNHGCYDPVNVSTPEGSLLNPNPPAAVVGGNVETSQRVTDVIFTALAGAAPDRVPAQGQGTMNNLTIGARDGSFTYYETIGGGFGARADRDGMDGVQVGMTNTLNTPVESLETEYPLRVERYALRDGSGGRGRFRGGLGLERSVTVEEPATVSLLTERRRHAPKGVAGGGSGATGENLIDGEGVPAKTTVDVPAGTTVTVKTPGGGGHGDPDERDDAALEGDQATGKTSTDG encoded by the coding sequence GTGACGCCAGATTCGACGGACGAGACGAACGGGACGGACGACGGAATCGATCCGGTGACCCTCGAGGTGCTGCGCAACCAGCTCGAGAGCGTCGCCGAGGAGATGGGTCAGACCCTGATCCGCGGCGCGTACTCGCCGAACATCAAGGAGCGCCGGGACTGCTCGACGGCGCTGTTCGACGCCGAGGGGCGGATGATCGCCCAGGCCGAACACATCCCGGTCCACCTCGGCGCGATGCCCGCCGCGGTCGACGCCGTGCGCGAGCGCGATCCGCGGCCGGGCGACGTGTTCCTGCTCAACGACCCCTTCACCGGCGGAACGCACCTCCCGGACGTGACGATGGTCTCGCCGATCGCCCCCGAGTGCAACAGTGATGGCGCCGGCGACGAGGACCGAGAGATCGTCGGCTACGCGGTCTCTCGCGCCCACCACGCCGACGTCGGCGGGATGACTCCCGGGAGCATGCCCGCCGGCGCGGAGGAGATCTATCAGGAGGGGCTGCGGCTTCCACCGACCAGACTCGTCGCCGGCGGTGAGCTCCGGGAGGACGTCCGCTCGCTCGTGCTCGCCAACGTCCGCAACCCCGACGAGCGCCGGGCCGACCTCCGCGCACAGCAGGCGGCGAACGAACGCGCCGAGGAACGGCTCGCCGACCTGTTCGCCGAACACAGCCGCGAGACCGTCCGCTCCGGGTTCGACGCCGTGATCGACTACTCCCGCGAGCGGATCACCGAGGAGATCGCGGCGCTGCCCGACGGCACCTACGAGGCGACGGACCTCCTCGAGGGCGACGGCGTGACCGACGCGGACATCGAGATCGCGGTGACCGTGACCGTCGACGGCGAGACGATCGACGTCGACTTCTCGGGGACCGACGACCAACTCGCGGGGAATCTCAATGCCCCGCTCGCGGTCGCGACGAGCGCCGTCTACTTCGTCGTGCGCTGTATCACGGACCCCGAGATCCCGCCGAACCACGGCTGCTACGACCCGGTGAACGTCAGCACACCCGAGGGGTCGCTGCTCAATCCGAACCCCCCCGCGGCGGTCGTCGGCGGCAACGTCGAGACCAGCCAGCGGGTCACCGACGTGATCTTCACCGCGCTCGCGGGGGCCGCGCCCGACCGCGTGCCGGCACAGGGCCAGGGCACGATGAACAACCTGACCATCGGCGCGCGGGACGGCTCCTTCACCTACTACGAGACCATCGGCGGCGGCTTCGGCGCGCGCGCCGACCGCGACGGGATGGACGGCGTACAGGTCGGGATGACCAACACGCTCAACACGCCCGTCGAATCCCTCGAGACCGAGTATCCGCTGCGGGTCGAGCGCTACGCGCTCCGAGACGGCAGCGGCGGGCGCGGACGATTTCGGGGAGGGCTCGGCCTCGAGCGCTCGGTCACCGTCGAGGAACCGGCGACGGTGTCGCTGCTGACCGAGCGACGGCGGCACGCGCCCAAGGGCGTCGCCGGCGGCGGGAGCGGCGCGACCGGCGAGAACCTGATCGACGGCGAGGGAGTTCCCGCGAAGACGACCGTCGACGTTCCGGCCGGAACGACGGTGACCGTCAAAACGCCCGGCGGCGGCGGGCACGGCGATCCGGACGAGCGCGACGACGCGGCGCTCGAGGGGGATCAGGCGACCGGAAAGACCTCGACAGACGGCTGA